A single genomic interval of Tenuifilum sp. 4138str harbors:
- a CDS encoding YceI family protein encodes MSKKFSILVLLFYSVLAAGMTLHITMWSVNKSSIKIAGTSSLHDWEMKVESVQSVQQIEINANELVIHSIELTIPVKSITSDNSIMDSKTFDALKGKQFPFVKFIATQSKLALEKGAFKGKIMGMLEIAGKKRQVEIPIAGVVKSNNMLEVKGDYRIDMTQYGVDPPTAMFGALKTGKDVLVRFSFELSTNQ; translated from the coding sequence ATGAGCAAAAAGTTTTCCATATTAGTTCTGCTGTTCTACTCGGTTTTAGCCGCAGGTATGACTCTTCACATTACAATGTGGAGTGTGAATAAATCTTCCATAAAAATTGCAGGGACTTCGTCGTTGCATGATTGGGAGATGAAAGTGGAAAGTGTGCAATCGGTTCAACAAATTGAGATTAATGCCAATGAATTGGTAATTCACTCAATAGAATTAACAATTCCAGTAAAAAGCATAACCAGCGATAACTCCATAATGGATAGCAAGACATTTGATGCATTAAAGGGCAAACAGTTTCCCTTTGTAAAGTTTATCGCCACGCAGTCAAAGCTAGCCCTTGAAAAGGGTGCATTTAAGGGCAAAATTATGGGAATGCTTGAAATTGCAGGCAAAAAGCGACAGGTTGAAATACCTATTGCTGGGGTAGTAAAAAGCAACAATATGCTGGAGGTTAAAGGCGATTATAGGATTGATATGACTCAGTATGGAGTTGACCCCCCCACTGCCATGTTTGGCGCATTAAAAACCGGAAAGGATGTGTTAGTTAGATTCAGCTTTGAACTTTCTACAAATCAATAA